Proteins encoded in a region of the Panicum hallii strain FIL2 chromosome 3, PHallii_v3.1, whole genome shotgun sequence genome:
- the LOC112884815 gene encoding probable transmembrane GTPase FZO-like, chloroplastic isoform X2 has protein sequence MSAASTATRLLLPRPAAPFRSLLLSRRRAVRASAVAAGGGGISSGTGGGGGAAKEPPRTLFPGGFKRPEIQVPALVLRVGAEEALRSGDEVAAAVARGVGIVVLEAGEEGGGRAYEAAVALRAAVGDRAYLLIAERVDVASAVGASGVVLADDGIPAIVARSMMMKSNADSIYLPIVARAIRSANSAISASSSEGADFLIVNTGNDDFADVMNGGVGQQVKIPIFFTLNVHSGSTYSDITSRLIQSGVSGVVTSLAGIQHLTDDLIERDFSKVDDIEEVPQASNSSASTLENANNATVLTREKTKVAGFTKLDEKVLQLIEREKPILSEAVAVIRKAAPMMEEVDLLVDAASRLSEPFLLVIVGEFNSGKSTFINALLGRQYLQEGVVPTTNEIMLLSYSEIDSESFERCERHPDGQFMCYLSVPILKEMNLVDTPGTNVILQRQQRLTEEYVPRADLILFVLSSDRPLTESEVGFLQYIQQWKKKVVFVLNKLDLYRNNNELEEATAFVKENAKKLLNTEDVTLFPVSSRFALEAKLSYSNNSGGKHLMEAMFSDPIWRSSKFCELEDYLLSFLDSSTENGKERVRLKLETPIGIADRLLMSCQRLVKLEYEKAVDDLTSIKDLVSGANNYAAKLEADSNSWQKQISSLIERAKGRAVTLMESILQLSNIDLIFTYTIKGKTGSSPRATSFVQNDILTPAFDDAVNILGEYSTWLSSSNTREANLYLECFHERWAALVAQEERVLLDPNGLINEGEKLTVKALDGFNASSTAKVFEEEIREVAFGTFGALGVAGLSASLLTSVLSTTLEDLLALALCSAGGFFVLSSFPGRRKQAIQKVNKAADELSRKVDEAIQKDISQSANNLVRFVEVISKPYQEACQQKVDWLQGVQGELSSVERELQTLKVEIQNLHGS, from the exons ATGTCCGCCGCTTCCACCGCcacccgcctcctcctcccgcgcccaGCCGCCCCCTTccgctccctcctcctctcccgccgccgcgcggtcCGCGCCAGCGCCGTCGCCGCTGGAGGCGGTGGCATCTCCAGCGGCACTGGCGGAGGCGGGGGCGCCGCGAAGGAGCCGCCGCGGACGCTGTTCCCGGGCGGCTTCAAGCGGCCGGAGATCCAGGTGCCCGCGCTCGTCCTCCGCGTCGGCGCCGAGGAGGCGCTGCGGTCCGGGGATGAggtggccgccgccgtggcccGGGGCGTGGGGATCGTCGTGCTCGAGGCCggggaggagggcggcgggcgcgcgtACGAGGCCGCGGTCGCGCTCAGGGCCGCCGTCGGGGACCGCGCGTACCTGCTGATCGCGGAGCGCGTCGACGTCGCCTCAGCGGTCGGGGCCAGCGGCGTCGTGCTCGCGGACGACG GTATTCCTGCTATTGTTGCAAGGAGTATGATGATGAAATCAAATGCTGACTCCATATATCTCCCTATCGTCGCTAGAGCGATACGCTCAGCAAACTCTGCAATAAGCGCTTCAAGTTCTGAAGGGGCTGATTTTCTGATTGTAAATACTGGCAATGATGATTTTGCTGATGTTATGAATGGTGGTGTTGGTCAACAGGTGAAGATTCCGATTTTCTTCACGTTAAATGTGCACAGTGGATCAACTTATTCTGACATCACGTCCAGGTTGATCCAATCTGGTGTATCTGGAGTTGTTACATCCTTGGCTGGTATCCAACACCTCACTGATGATCTTATAGAAAGGGATTTCTCAAAAGTGGATGACATTGAGGAAGTCCCACAAGCCAGTAACTCTTCTGCTAGCACATTGGAAAATGCAAATAATGCAACAGTCCTAACTCGTGAGAAGACCAAAGTTGCTGGATTTACAAAATTGGATGAAAAAGTGCTGCAGTTGATAGAGAGGGAGAAGCCTATTCTAAGTGAAGCTGTTGCTGTTATCCGCAAGGCAGCACCAATG ATGGAGGAAGTTGACCTTCTAGTTGATGCTGCTTCTCGCCTGAGTGAGCCATTTTTGTTGGTTATTGTG GGTGAATTTAACTCAGGAAAATCTACTTTTATAAATGCTCTACTTGGAAGGCAGTATCTTCAGGAAGGAGTTGTACCTACGACAAATGAAATCATGCTACTATCATATTCTGAGATTGATTCTGAAAGCTTTGAAAGATGTGAGAGGCACCCAGATGGTCAATTCATGTGCTATTTATCTGTTCCTATTTTAAAGGAA ATGAATCTAGTCGATACACCTGGGACCAATGTTATTCTTCAGAGGCAACAACGACTTACTGAAGAATATGTGCCACGAGCTGATTTAATACTCTTTGTACTATCTTCGGATAGACCATTAACTGAAAGTGAG GTTGGGTTTCTTCAGTATATTCAGCAGTGGAAAAAGAAAGTTGTATTTGTTCTAAACAAATTGGACCTCTATCGGAACAACAATGAG CTTGAAGAAGCTACTGCTTTTGTCAAGGAAAATGCGAAGAAATTGCTTAACACAGAGGATGTAACACTGTTCCCTGTATCTTCACGCTTCGCTCTGGAAGCCAAGCTTTCATATTCCAACAACAGTGGTGGAAAGCATTTGATGGAAGCTATGTTTAGTGATCCTATATGGAGAAGCAGCAAGTTCTGTGAACTTGAGGATTACTTACTGAGCTTCTTAGATAGTTCAACAGAAAATGGAAAGGAAAGGGTCCGGTTGAAACTTGAAACACCAATAGGCATTGCTGATCGTTTGCTAATGTCATGTCAAAGACTTGtgaaactagaatatgaaaAAGCTGTTGATGACTTAACATCCATCAAGGATCTAGTTTCTGGTGCAAATAATTATGCTGCTAAGCTTGAGGCTGATAGCAATTCTTGGCAGAAGCAGATTTCATCTCTT ATTGAGAGAGCAAAAGGTCGAGCAGTAACACTCATGGAATCTATCCTTCAGTTGTCAAACATTGACCTTATTTTTACGTACACGATTAAAGGAAAAACAGGCAGTTCCCCCAGAGCTACGTCATTTGTTCAGAATGATATTCTGACTCCAGCATTTGATGATGCCGTG AATATACTAGGTGAATATTCAACATGGCTAAGTTCTAGCAATACGCGTGAAGCAAATTTGTATTTGGAATGTTTCCACGAAAGATGggctgcactggttgctcaGGAAGAAAGGGTCCTGCTAGATCCAAATGGACTTATTAATGAAGGGGAGAAACTCACTGTAAAAGCACTGGATGGCTTCAACGCCAGTTCTACTGCTAAGGTTTTTGAAGAAGAAATCCGAGAAGTG GCTTTTGGAACATTTGGAGCGCTAGGCGTTGCTGGATTGTCAGCTTCTCTTTTGACATCTGTTTTGTCAACTACGCTTGAAGATCTTCTTGCTCTTGCACTTTGCTCAGCTGGCGG ATTTTTTGTTTTATCAAGTTTCCCTGGTCGACGGAAGCAGGCAATACAAAAGGTTAACAAGGCTGCTGATGAACTGTCTCGGAAAGTTGATGAAGCTATCCAAAAGGATATCTCACAGAGTGCTAATAACCTAGTCCGCTTTGTTGAGGTTATCAGCAAACCGTACCAGGAAGCATGTCAGCAAAAAGTAGATTGGTTGCAGGGCGTTCAGGGTGAATTGTCATCTGTTGAGCGTGAGCTCCAAACTTTGAAAGTTGAAATTCAAAATCTTCATGGATCATGA
- the LOC112884815 gene encoding probable transmembrane GTPase FZO-like, chloroplastic isoform X1, with protein MSAASTATRLLLPRPAAPFRSLLLSRRRAVRASAVAAGGGGISSGTGGGGGAAKEPPRTLFPGGFKRPEIQVPALVLRVGAEEALRSGDEVAAAVARGVGIVVLEAGEEGGGRAYEAAVALRAAVGDRAYLLIAERVDVASAVGASGVVLADDGIPAIVARSMMMKSNADSIYLPIVARAIRSANSAISASSSEGADFLIVNTGNDDFADVMNGGVGQQVKIPIFFTLNVHSGSTYSDITSRLIQSGVSGVVTSLAGIQHLTDDLIERDFSKVDDIEEVPQASNSSASTLENANNATVLTREKTKVAGFTKLDEKVLQLIEREKPILSEAVAVIRKAAPMMEEVDLLVDAASRLSEPFLLVIVGEFNSGKSTFINALLGRQYLQEGVVPTTNEIMLLSYSEIDSESFERCERHPDGQFMCYLSVPILKEMNLVDTPGTNVILQRQQRLTEEYVPRADLILFVLSSDRPLTESEVGFLQYIQQWKKKVVFVLNKLDLYRNNNELEEATAFVKENAKKLLNTEDVTLFPVSSRFALEAKLSYSNNSGGKHLMEAMFSDPIWRSSKFCELEDYLLSFLDSSTENGKERVRLKLETPIGIADRLLMSCQRLVKLEYEKAVDDLTSIKDLVSGANNYAAKLEADSNSWQKQISSLIERAKGRAVTLMESILQLSNIDLIFTYTIKGKTGSSPRATSFVQNDILTPAFDDAVNILGEYSTWLSSSNTREANLYLECFHERWAALVAQEERVLLDPNGLINEGEKLTVKALDGFNASSTAKVFEEEIREVELYDYIYLMKSYFLFTPF; from the exons ATGTCCGCCGCTTCCACCGCcacccgcctcctcctcccgcgcccaGCCGCCCCCTTccgctccctcctcctctcccgccgccgcgcggtcCGCGCCAGCGCCGTCGCCGCTGGAGGCGGTGGCATCTCCAGCGGCACTGGCGGAGGCGGGGGCGCCGCGAAGGAGCCGCCGCGGACGCTGTTCCCGGGCGGCTTCAAGCGGCCGGAGATCCAGGTGCCCGCGCTCGTCCTCCGCGTCGGCGCCGAGGAGGCGCTGCGGTCCGGGGATGAggtggccgccgccgtggcccGGGGCGTGGGGATCGTCGTGCTCGAGGCCggggaggagggcggcgggcgcgcgtACGAGGCCGCGGTCGCGCTCAGGGCCGCCGTCGGGGACCGCGCGTACCTGCTGATCGCGGAGCGCGTCGACGTCGCCTCAGCGGTCGGGGCCAGCGGCGTCGTGCTCGCGGACGACG GTATTCCTGCTATTGTTGCAAGGAGTATGATGATGAAATCAAATGCTGACTCCATATATCTCCCTATCGTCGCTAGAGCGATACGCTCAGCAAACTCTGCAATAAGCGCTTCAAGTTCTGAAGGGGCTGATTTTCTGATTGTAAATACTGGCAATGATGATTTTGCTGATGTTATGAATGGTGGTGTTGGTCAACAGGTGAAGATTCCGATTTTCTTCACGTTAAATGTGCACAGTGGATCAACTTATTCTGACATCACGTCCAGGTTGATCCAATCTGGTGTATCTGGAGTTGTTACATCCTTGGCTGGTATCCAACACCTCACTGATGATCTTATAGAAAGGGATTTCTCAAAAGTGGATGACATTGAGGAAGTCCCACAAGCCAGTAACTCTTCTGCTAGCACATTGGAAAATGCAAATAATGCAACAGTCCTAACTCGTGAGAAGACCAAAGTTGCTGGATTTACAAAATTGGATGAAAAAGTGCTGCAGTTGATAGAGAGGGAGAAGCCTATTCTAAGTGAAGCTGTTGCTGTTATCCGCAAGGCAGCACCAATG ATGGAGGAAGTTGACCTTCTAGTTGATGCTGCTTCTCGCCTGAGTGAGCCATTTTTGTTGGTTATTGTG GGTGAATTTAACTCAGGAAAATCTACTTTTATAAATGCTCTACTTGGAAGGCAGTATCTTCAGGAAGGAGTTGTACCTACGACAAATGAAATCATGCTACTATCATATTCTGAGATTGATTCTGAAAGCTTTGAAAGATGTGAGAGGCACCCAGATGGTCAATTCATGTGCTATTTATCTGTTCCTATTTTAAAGGAA ATGAATCTAGTCGATACACCTGGGACCAATGTTATTCTTCAGAGGCAACAACGACTTACTGAAGAATATGTGCCACGAGCTGATTTAATACTCTTTGTACTATCTTCGGATAGACCATTAACTGAAAGTGAG GTTGGGTTTCTTCAGTATATTCAGCAGTGGAAAAAGAAAGTTGTATTTGTTCTAAACAAATTGGACCTCTATCGGAACAACAATGAG CTTGAAGAAGCTACTGCTTTTGTCAAGGAAAATGCGAAGAAATTGCTTAACACAGAGGATGTAACACTGTTCCCTGTATCTTCACGCTTCGCTCTGGAAGCCAAGCTTTCATATTCCAACAACAGTGGTGGAAAGCATTTGATGGAAGCTATGTTTAGTGATCCTATATGGAGAAGCAGCAAGTTCTGTGAACTTGAGGATTACTTACTGAGCTTCTTAGATAGTTCAACAGAAAATGGAAAGGAAAGGGTCCGGTTGAAACTTGAAACACCAATAGGCATTGCTGATCGTTTGCTAATGTCATGTCAAAGACTTGtgaaactagaatatgaaaAAGCTGTTGATGACTTAACATCCATCAAGGATCTAGTTTCTGGTGCAAATAATTATGCTGCTAAGCTTGAGGCTGATAGCAATTCTTGGCAGAAGCAGATTTCATCTCTT ATTGAGAGAGCAAAAGGTCGAGCAGTAACACTCATGGAATCTATCCTTCAGTTGTCAAACATTGACCTTATTTTTACGTACACGATTAAAGGAAAAACAGGCAGTTCCCCCAGAGCTACGTCATTTGTTCAGAATGATATTCTGACTCCAGCATTTGATGATGCCGTG AATATACTAGGTGAATATTCAACATGGCTAAGTTCTAGCAATACGCGTGAAGCAAATTTGTATTTGGAATGTTTCCACGAAAGATGggctgcactggttgctcaGGAAGAAAGGGTCCTGCTAGATCCAAATGGACTTATTAATGAAGGGGAGAAACTCACTGTAAAAGCACTGGATGGCTTCAACGCCAGTTCTACTGCTAAGGTTTTTGAAGAAGAAATCCGAGAAGTG gAACTATATGATTATATCTATTTGATGAAAAGCTACTTCCTATTCACCCCATTCTAA